In Vitis riparia cultivar Riparia Gloire de Montpellier isolate 1030 chromosome 19, EGFV_Vit.rip_1.0, whole genome shotgun sequence, the following proteins share a genomic window:
- the LOC117908293 gene encoding agamous-like MADS-box protein AGL29, whose protein sequence is MEKKQAKSHKKVEMRKMNNEEDRLVSFSKRRSGIYRKASELSTLCGAEVGILAFSPNGKPFSFGHPCIKSITNKLLSENHTPCDGTQNLLEPYRRVRLNELHQNYKEACTQMKAAKEQEKKIKKKSLDRSKGRWEEPVIELDMDGLKRRADLIQKLHKHVQLQIKELQTMASSSTSPSDTQTNEKRIDVQPVIEQIGGIIIDGSPRLMIASEQSLQAANNKKGKEKEVQSKGQSLLKGKSPVGKNVAVTSPSKKPTEENMKGKGKEPETEMTPEEAIKKAKRDKKKKDKEIEKV, encoded by the exons ATGGAGAAGAAGCAAGCTAAAAGCCATAAAAAGGTTGAGATGAGAAAGATGAACAATGAAGAGGATCGCCTTGTTTCCTTCTCGAAGCGCAGATCTGGGATCTATAGAAAGGCAAGTGAGCTTTCTACCCTTTGCGGTGCAGAAGTTGGTATTTTAGCTTTCTCCCCGAATGGGAAGCCATTCTCATTTGGTCATCCATGTATCAAGTCGATTACTAATAAGCTTTTAAGTGAAAACCATACACCATGTGATGGTACCCAAAATCTTCTTGAGCCTTATCGTCGTGTTAGGCTTAATGAGCTTCACCAAAACTATAAAGAAGCTTGCACGCAAATGAAAGCAGCCAAggagcaagaaaagaaaatcaagaaaaaaagccTAGACAGGAGCAAGGGCCGGTGGGAAGAACCTGTTATTGAGCTTGATATGGATGGTCTCAAGCGAAGGGCCGATCTGATTCAAAAGCTTCATAAGCATGTTCAACTCCAAATCAAGGAGCTACAGACCATGGCATCATCTTCAACTTCACCATCTGATACCCAAACA AATGAAAAAAGGATTGATGTACAACCTGTCATCGAGCAGATAGGAGGAATTATTATTGATGGATCACCTAGACTGATGATAGCTAGCGAACAATCACTACAGGCTGCGAATAACAAAAAGGGTAAAGAAAAAGAGGTGCAATCTAAGGGTCAATCTCTTTTGAAAGGGAAGTCTCCTGTGGGGAAGAATGTGGCAGTAACTAGCCCAAGTAAGAAGCCAACTGAAGAGAATATGAAGGGGAAGGGGAAAGAGCCTGAAACTGAAATGACTCCAGAGGAAGCCATAAAGAAAGCTAAAAGagataagaagaagaaggataaagaaatagaaaaagtttAG